Part of the Paenibacillus aurantius genome, CAAGTCTTCTTGAGTGGTAGGTTCATCATCCACTGGGATATCATCATAAGAACGATTTTGGGCCAATCTTTCCATTAAGTCCGTAACGAGTTCAAGGTCTTTTTCGGATAGGCGGTTTATGAGATCGTTAATCCGTTCTTTGTTAACGGCCAAGATTAACAGCTCCCTTCGGGATCAAGTATAACCATTATAACACCCTCCGAACCTGATCTGAAGCGGGGGAAAGGAAGGAACGGGCTGCATAAAACGAAAATGGGCCGTACAATGTTCCGATAACAAAGCAAAGGAGCGTAACCATGAACCTGATAACCATTAAGCATAACGACGTAGAGATAGCGGTCATCCGCAGCAGCGAAACGCTGATTACGGATGTTCAATCGGCTTTGGATTTGATAGCGACGGTATCGTATGAAACGGGATGCGACCGGATCGTCCTTCCGAAGGCTTCCTTGAGCGAGGAGTTTTTTGATTTGAAAACGCGGCTGGCCGGAGAGATCCTGCAGAAGTTCGTCAACTACCGGGTAAAAGCGGCGGTTGTCGGAGATTTCTCAGGTTACACCAGCAAAAGTTTGCGGGACTTTATTTATGAAAGCAACCATGGCAAGGATCTCTTTTTCGTGGCCGAGGAAGAAGAGGCCATTGCTAAATTAGCGGCGCTATAGTACAACATCTTACCCTACATAGGAGAACCTTTATGCTGGAAATTACGAGAATCCCTTACGAAGAGAAGACCATCTTGAGCAGCCTGATCCAGTTGTACCGCTACGATTCCAGTGAATTCGACGGTCATAGCTTAAACCCGCATGGGGTTTACCTCTATAAATATTTTGATCATCAATGGACGGAATCGCACCGCTATCCTTACTTACTGAAGGTGGATGGGGAAATCGCCGGGTTTGTGCTTGTGATGAAGGGTGTGCCGAGAGAGTTTGTTAAGGTAAGCCAAGCGGAGGAAACGAATGTCATAAGCGAGTTTTTCGTCATGCGGAAGTTCAGGGGCAAGGGATATGGGAAACAGGCGGCCCACACTATTTTTCGGACCCATCCCGGAGCCTGGGAAGTCAGGCAGACCAAGGGGAACCAGCCGGCCAATCGGTTCTGGAACCGGGTGATCGGGGACATTACGGGCGGAGCCTATACGGAGGTTCGGCTGGATAACGAAAGCTGGCGCGGGCCTATCCAGGTTTTTGAGGTGAAGGAGTAGGGAGGAGGAAAAAGGGATGCTCACCAGGCCCAGGAAGGGTCTGCTTCTTGCGGCGATCCTTGCAGCGTTAGGCCTTTGGATGGTCTTTAAAAACGACCGACCTTATACGAGTGTAGGTTCCTTCATAAAGATCATTGACAAGGCCCACTCGACGGACGGCAGGGAAAGCTGGGTGATGGCCTACGATCCCAACAGCCCGACCCCCGTGCCTTTCAAGATTGTCATCGACAATCCGATGGTTTGGAATTTGCTTGAAAAGGACCGTGAATACATAGCCTCTTATCTGAAGAAGGGGGAGGGCGATTACCACATCGAACAAGTAGGGCTTAGGCAGGATAACGACACGTTGAGATAATGGAGGTGAAACAGATGGATTCTATCCGTTACCCCATCGGCCCGTTTGAGCCGATAGAGAATCCGAGTATGGAGCAAATCCAGTCATGGATCGGGGAACTCGAAAGGACGCCGAGGCTGCTGCGAGAGGCAGTTGAAGGCCTTAGGGAAGATCAGTTGGATACCCCGTATCGGCCCGGGGGCTGGACCATCCGGCAGGTGGTTCATCATATGGCGGACAATAACATGAATGCGTATTTCCGTTTCAAACGAGCCCTGACTGAGAATAATCCGCTGGTCCTGTCCTATAGACAAGAGCAATGGGCGGAATTGGAGGGTTCTAAAGCGCCGATAGAGCCTTCCTTAAAGATTGTGGAAGGCATTTATCATCGGTTTATCGTGCTGCTAAGGAGCCTGGAGCCCTCCGACTTTAAACGAACGATGAACAGCGTTATGCTGGGAACTCTATCTCTGGAAACGGCGGTTCAACGGTTTCTTTGGCACGATCGGCACCATGTGGGGCAAATCAAATCCACAAAGATAAAAAAGGATTAGAGCGGAACAACCTCACCAAGCTACTCCTTTGGATTAAAACAATTTCTACCGTGTTCAGCCTACGCTTTTACAAGTACCGTCCTATACCAGGGTTTGTTGTCATCCTTACTCCAGTACATCAAAACCAATCACCTGCTTGGTGAACGGATTAAAATAGACGGTAATCGGCCCTAGAATTCCTTCGTTATCAGTATGAAACATCACCCGGATGGCGTGGTTTCCGTTAAGCCGAAGCAGATGCCGATTGATTGTGGCCCAAGCGGTGGGCTTGGCTAGGAACAGCTGCTTGAATCGCTCCTCCTGGAGGGAAGCTGCGGTTACTTCACCTTCCTGCCAATTCTCAATATGAGGGCTATGCCTAACTTCGTCCCAAGCGTGTTTTAAATAAGGCGGTTTGTTGATTAACAACGTAGAGATGGTGATATAGGCTGCTCCAAGGAATACCAGGCCAGCCGCCATCCAGATTCCTTTCCTTCGCAAGGCCATTCCCCCTCAGAAATGATAATTCAACTTTCAGCTGGCATCTATCGTGAAGGTGAAGTTATATATTTGTTAATGGCGGCATCCTTTAACTTGTTAAAATGAGCGGTATCCTCTCCGATATAGTCTAAAGCTTCCACTTCCTCTTTTGTTAAGGGAGCTAATGAAAGGTTATCCCCTTTTTGGATGAGGTTTATTGTAAATTTTCCTTGATAGACTCCCTTTACTCTGTAGATTCCTTCCGGAGTTGTATCTAAGAAGAGCAATACTTTAGCATCCTTGGCTATTGGTGTATACCCTGCTACTGTGAATAAGGTATCGTCTTTGTAGTAACCATTTTCGTAAACCGAAATATGGGTGAGATTACTATCGCCTTTATAAACCTTCGTTATCTTAAGAGGTGTTATACCTGCCTTATCTATCACGACTCCGTTTTGAGTAAATTCCTTTTCTTTAGGCTCACCGTCCCATTCAGCCAGAACAATTAAATCAGCGGATCCTTCCAAGGCAGCCAGATCATCGAAACTCTTAACTTTGGCATTAGTCTGGGTTACTGTTATCTTATGGGATGGTGCAGACCCTGTAGTGTCACCTTTTGCCATTAAGTTGGTTGCATAAGCCATTCCTAGAGCAGCAACGATTCCCAATGCAAGTAAGGTTTTTTTGTTCATTCTAACTCGCTCCTCTATGTTTTTAGCGTTAGACACAATAAAGTTATTGGCTTACTTACTTTTATCAACGTAAACAGTTAAATAATGTTGCAACGAAACAATATTTTAAGGCAGCCTTAGTGACGGGCCAATTGCCAGTCCGGAAGGAGAGGGACAATGAAATACGACCAAATCATAAGCGGGTTTACGCACAGACCGGCAACGACAGAAGATTACCAGGAAATCGCCCGATTTCCGCAGGATGCCCGGGAGCTGTTCTTCATGTACCCAAAGGGAACCTTTCCGCTAACCGCGGAGCAGCTGGAGGAAGCCGCCTCCACCCGGTTCAAGCCCACGGTGGTAGAGCACAACGGGCAGGTCGTGGGCTACTGCAACTTCATAACGGTCACGGAGGACTCGTGTTCGCTGGGGAATTTTATCATTCACCCGGCCTATCGGGGAAAGGGGGCGGGGAGATCTTTAATCGAAGCGATGCAGGAATGCGCAAGGTCGGAGCTTAAGCTGAAGAAATTCCAGCTAATTTGCCATAACACGAATACGGGAGCCCTAATGTTCTATGCGAAGCTCGGCTTTACGCCGTACGGGTTCAACTTTCAGACGGATCCGGAAGGAACGCCGATTGTCGGCATTAAGCTGGAAGTCCTTTTGTAAGAGGGACCGGGTTAAGGAGGAAGGAAAATCAGAAAAGCCTATGGTCTAATCAAGACCAATCCTTCCTCTTCTGATTATCACGAGTATTTGAATGAAGCTCATGGCATCCTGTGTCCTTTGCCTAACGATAGTTGTTTTCATCATACAAAGGATGCTTATTCGCAAGGGATAAAGGATTTTGGTCTGTTCATGGTGGCCAAGACCACCATATTCGATGAAGGGACTAACTACATTCGAGTAGCAGGCCTGCTGGGGCATTTCTTCGTGATCGAAAAGAAGCTAAAGCGACCGTAAGAAAAGAACCCCCTTGTAGGGGTTGGAATAATAAGGTAAAGTGTAAGGAGTTTGGAATTTACGGTAGTCCTGGCATCAAGAAGAATCCACCTGTGAGCTTTCCGGCTTAAGGTGGATTTTTGTTTCCGGGCTATGCGGGGAATGGGGATGAAATTACGTGAATACGACTGCGACAGCCACGGCAGCGGTCCATTTTCCATTGTTGATTATGCTGGTTTATTTGATTTTTACCGGTGTGGGGATTTACGTGTTGGTCCTGGTGATTCAGTTTCTCCGCCGGGCCATCAAGGCTTTGGAGATTTATATCCGCTTAAACGGAAGTAAGCGGTTATGAGGCACCTGTACCATTTTAGCGAGGAAGGGGAGATTGTCCTCTTTGAACCTCGCACAATTTATGACCAGACGGAGGCCAAGGTTTGGGCGATCGACGCCTTTCACGCTCCGCACTATTATTTCCCGCGGGATTGCCCGAGGATCTGCCTGTGGCCCAAGGACGAGACAACCGAGAAGGATGAGTCCCGGTTCTTCGGAATGTCGGCTGTCCGCCGGATGATCGCGGTCGAGAGCGGATGGTATGACCGAATCCGAAAAGGGCACCTTTATCGGTATGTTTTCGACGGGGAGGGATTCGGGGTAGAGGAACCGAATGCGGGCTACTACACCTCCGTCCGTGCAGTTAAGCCGTTACGGGTGGACCGGATCGAGGATTTGCCGGACGCTCTGCTTAAGGAAGGAATCGAGCTGAGGATCACGCCATCTCTCACGCCCTTGAAAGAGGCCGTCCTCCGGTCTACCCTTAACTTCTCCATGATTCGGATGCGGAATGCCCGGCAGGAGGGGACTCTCTAACCTAACTAACCGAAGGAGCGATACGAATGGAACGACGTCTTATCAAAAACGGAAGCTACGCCTTCCTGCTTGGGCTGCTGATAGGGATTCTTATTTTCCCGGACAAGCATACGGTAAACGCGGGGGCGGACCATCAGGTGATCTATGACCCCCTCCGGGTCTATCTGTTCAAGCTGCTCCGGTTCGCCTCCGTCCTTTCCTTGTTCACAATGGTTTTCGTGTGGGTACAGGGAACCTTCACCATAACGGGCAACCAGACCTCGCTGCTATCCCTGGTTTTGGGGTTTCTCAAGGCTTTCTTCCTCGTGCTGGTGGCAACCGTGCTGGGAATGCTGCTTTTGCGGTTTGTGACCGGATTGATTGATTGAGCGTGCCCTTAACCCTTTATCCTAGG contains:
- a CDS encoding DUF4180 domain-containing protein, encoding MNLITIKHNDVEIAVIRSSETLITDVQSALDLIATVSYETGCDRIVLPKASLSEEFFDLKTRLAGEILQKFVNYRVKAAVVGDFSGYTSKSLRDFIYESNHGKDLFFVAEEEEAIAKLAAL
- a CDS encoding GNAT family N-acetyltransferase encodes the protein MLEITRIPYEEKTILSSLIQLYRYDSSEFDGHSLNPHGVYLYKYFDHQWTESHRYPYLLKVDGEIAGFVLVMKGVPREFVKVSQAEETNVISEFFVMRKFRGKGYGKQAAHTIFRTHPGAWEVRQTKGNQPANRFWNRVIGDITGGAYTEVRLDNESWRGPIQVFEVKE
- a CDS encoding YfiT family bacillithiol transferase, which codes for MDSIRYPIGPFEPIENPSMEQIQSWIGELERTPRLLREAVEGLREDQLDTPYRPGGWTIRQVVHHMADNNMNAYFRFKRALTENNPLVLSYRQEQWAELEGSKAPIEPSLKIVEGIYHRFIVLLRSLEPSDFKRTMNSVMLGTLSLETAVQRFLWHDRHHVGQIKSTKIKKD
- a CDS encoding GNAT family N-acetyltransferase, which gives rise to MKYDQIISGFTHRPATTEDYQEIARFPQDARELFFMYPKGTFPLTAEQLEEAASTRFKPTVVEHNGQVVGYCNFITVTEDSCSLGNFIIHPAYRGKGAGRSLIEAMQECARSELKLKKFQLICHNTNTGALMFYAKLGFTPYGFNFQTDPEGTPIVGIKLEVLL
- a CDS encoding DUF6886 family protein, which translates into the protein MRHLYHFSEEGEIVLFEPRTIYDQTEAKVWAIDAFHAPHYYFPRDCPRICLWPKDETTEKDESRFFGMSAVRRMIAVESGWYDRIRKGHLYRYVFDGEGFGVEEPNAGYYTSVRAVKPLRVDRIEDLPDALLKEGIELRITPSLTPLKEAVLRSTLNFSMIRMRNARQEGTL